GAGGGCCGCGCGCACGGGCACCTGTTGGCCGCCAGCACCAGCGCGAACCTGGCGGGGAAGGTCACCGACGCCAGCGCCCTGGAGACCGTCACCCGCCCCGATTCGAGCGGCTGCCTGAGCGCGTCGAGAACGGTCGTCGAGAACTCGGGCGCCTCGTCCAGGAAGAGCACTCCCCGATGGGCCAGCGAGACGGCCCCCGGACGGATCATCCCGCTGCCTCCGCCGATGACAGAGGCGACGGTCGCGGTGTGGTGGGGCGCCACGAACGGCGGACGAACCAGCAGGGGACGGTCCCTGGGCAGCACACCGGCGACCGAGTGGATGGCGGTCACCTCCAGGGCCTGGTCCCGCTCCAGGGCGGGTAGCAGGGTCGGCAGCCGCTCGGCGAGCATGGTCTTTCCCGTGCCGGGAGGACCGAGCATCCAGAGATTGTGACCGCCGGCGGCGCAGATCTCCAGCGCGCGGCGGGCGAGGGGCTGCCCGGCGACGTCTCCCAGATCGGGAGCGTCCCCCGGGCCGTCACCTGGACCGTGGGCGTCTCCGGGGCCGGCCTCGCCGGGGAGTCCCGGCGGGAGCGGGCACGCGGCCCCCGAATCGCGATCTCCAGCCTCAGGTCCTCCGAAACCGGGCCCTCCGGCACCGGCTCCTCCTGTCCCTCCGAAACCGGGCCCTCCGGCATCGGGCGGGAGACCCCCCAGCGGTTCGTCGCTCCGCAGCCAGCTCACCAGCGCGCCCAGCGTGGTCGCCGGAACCACGGTCACCCCCGGCACGAGACCGGCCTCGGCGGCGTTACGGGCCGGGACGACGACGGTGCGGGCACCGGCGGCGACGGCCGCCAGCACGGCGGGGAGCACGCCCCGCACCGGCCTGACCGAGCCGTCCAGGCCCAGCTCGCCCAGGAAGAACGGCTCGGCGACCCTGGCCGCGGGCACGAACCCGGCCGCCGCGAGCAGGGCCATGGCGATCGCGACGTCGAACAGGCTCCCGCGTTTGGGCAGGCTGGCGGGAAACAGGCTGACCGTGATCCGGGAGTCGGGCCAGGCGTAGCGGCTGTTGACCAGGGCGGAACGCACCCGGTCGCGGGCCTCGCTCAGCGCGGTGTCGAGCATGCCGATGAGGTGGAGACCCGCCACGCCGCTGCCGACATCGGCCTCGACCTCGACGAGACGGCCGGTCACCCCGACCAGGGCGACGCACCGCGTGCGTGCGACGGCCACTCACCCCACCCCCCACGGGGAGCGAACGATCCACGACAGGCCGGGAGACCCCGAAGATCCAAGAGACATCGGCAGGCCCGGAGACCCGGGAGATGTCGACAGGCCGGGAGACATCAGCACACCCCCCGCTCGTGGCGGACGACGAAATCCCCGGCGAACCGCTCCAGGGCGACGACGTCGACGCGGATCGCGTCGAACCGGTCCTGACTCTCAGCGAGCCAGCCGGCCGCGAGCCTGCGCAGCCGGGCGATCTTCGCGTCGGTGACCGCCTCGAAGGCGGTGCCGTGGCTGCGGCCCGAGCGGGTCTTCACCTCCACCGCGACGAGCGTGCGCCCCTCCCGGGCGACGATGTCGATCTCCCCGTCCGGGCACCGCCAGTTGCGATCCAGGATCTGCAGGTCGTGTGCGAGCAGATAGTCGACGGCGATCTGTTCGCCGTGCCTGCCGAGCTCATCCTTCGCGGCCATGGAACCACCTCCGGTTCCAGACCTTCGCTCAGTTCACCGCACCGCCAAGAAACCGAACGCGGTTCTGTGGAAAACCAGCCGGGAGCGAGGCGCGCCTGTGGATAACCTCTCGCGGCGACCCAGCCGCCTCACAGCGCCTCAAACCGTTCGGCCCCACCCTCGGCCCCCCTCGGGGCCCAGGCCCCCGTGGACGATGCTCTCAAAGCCGCTCAGGACAGCGGCTCAGCGCTCAGGACGGCCACTCAGGAGGAGAAACCCTCCTTGGGCATCTCCAGGTCGGGTTTGGCGAGCTCCTCGACGTTCACGTCCTTGAAGGTCACCACCCGGACGTTCTTGACGAACCTCGCCGGGCGGTACATGTCCCAGACCCAGGCGTCCTGCATCTTCACGTCGAAGAACACGTCGCCGTTCTCGGCGGTGCGCACGTCAAGATCGACGGAATTGGTGAGATAGAAGCGCCGCTCGGTCTCCACGACATAGGTGAAAAGGCCGACAACGTCGCGGTACTCACGGTAAAGCTGCAGCTCCATCTCGGTTTCGTACTTTTCGAGATCCTCTGCGCTCATACCGGTCCTCCTGTTAAACGCCCACCCCGGCCCGCCCGATCAGACGGCACCGGCCCCCACTTCATTCTCACCCATCACCTCGCCCGCTCCTGACCGCGCCACCGTCGAGAACGAGAAGCGGTGATCCGGACACGGACCGTAGGTTCTGAGAGCCCTGCGATGGTCGGCGGTGCCATACCCCTTGTGCACGGCGAATCCGTACCGGGGATGGCGTTCGTGCAGCGCCACCATCATCTCGTCCCGCGTCACCTTGGCCACGATCGAGGCCGCGGCGATGCAGGCCGCGACCTGATCTCCCTTCCACACGCCCAGTGACGGCGCGGGCAGGCCTGGAACGGGGAACCCGTCGGTCAGAACGTAGCCGGGGTGACAGGGTAGTCGTGCCACCGCCCTGCGCATTCCTCCGATGTTGGATCTGTGGAGACCTCGGGTGTCGATCTCACCCGGCGGGATCACCACCACGCTCACCGCCTCCGCGGTCGCCGTGATCCGCTCGTACAGCGACTCGCGCCGGGAGGCCGTCAGCAGCTTGGAATCGTCCAGGCCGTCGATCCGGCCGCCCAGCACCACGGCGGCGACCACCAGCGGCCCGGCGCAGGCGCCCCGACCGGCCTCGTCGACCCCCGCCACGGGACCGAGCCCGCGACGGCTGAGAGCCCGCTCGTAGCCGTACAGTCCCGAATCCCGCCGGACCACGCTGGGTCTGGGGCGAAACGCAACCGTCATGGCACCACGGGTGACAGAGCGACCATGACCAGAGAGTACGCCCCCTCCGGGGCATTCGGTACCGCTATCCCACCTTGAGAAAGCTCTCCGGCCGCGAAAGAACGGCGGCCCTGGAGAACGGCCAGTAGATCGCGACGGCACGGCCGATGACGTCACTCTCGGGAATCGACCCCTCCCCCAGCCTCTCCTCGTGGGCACGCGAGTCGGCGGAGGCGGTGCGGTGATCGCCCATGACCCACAGCCGCCCATCGGGAACGACCTTCTTGAACGACTCCCCCGAGGGGAAGTCACCGGAGAAGAGGTAGGAGCTCTCTTCGAGCGGCACCCCGTTGACCGTGATCCGCTTCTTGGCGTCGCAGCACTTCACCGTGTCACCGCCGACCGCGATGACCCGCTTGATGGTGTCCTCGTTGTTCCAGCCCTTGAAAACCACGATGTCACCGCGCTCGGAGTCGCCGTGCAGCTTGTTGACGACCACCCGGTCACCCACCTGAAGGGTGTTCTGCATCGACTCCGACGGGATCCAGAACGACTGGAAGACGAAGGCCTGCAACAGCAGCGCCACCACCACCCCGCACACCAGCAGGAACAGTGACTCGCGCAGGCCACCGCCCTTGCCGCTCTTCTCTTTCTTCTCAACCTCGGGTTCAACGGTCATCAGATTCGGCTACCGCCTTGAGAGTCGGCGACGACGCCACAGCACCAGCGGCACGGCTCCCGCGAAGCCCGCGAGGAGCGGAGCCGCCCCTCCCACGGCCGCGGCGGCCTTGAGGGCCGGCTGGCCGAAGATGTCGGGAATGGGAAGGGTCGTGGCCCTGGAGAACGGCCACACGATCACGAAGGCCCGGCCGATCACCTTGTCCACCGGGATCGTCCCGCCACCGGGGTCGCCGAGGTGGGAACGGGAGTCGAGGGAGACCAACCGGTGGTCGCCCATCACCCACAGGCGCCCCGGATCGACCTTGGCCTCGAAGAAGCTCTGGGACGGCACGTCGCCGGGGTAGAGGTACTTCTCGTCGAGGGAGACCCCGTTGACCGTCACCCGGCCCTGGGCGTCACAGCACTTCACGGTGTCACCGGCGACACCGATGACCCGCTTGATGTAGTCCTTCTCGCCGGGAACCACGCCGAAGGCGGTGCCGATCCAGCGGAAGAATCCCACGACAGGGTTGGACGGCTCCTCGATGGGGACCTCGGGGTCCCAGGAGTCGACCCCGGAGAAGACCACCACGTCGCCGCGCTCGATGTCGCGGACGCGGTAGACGAGCTTGTTGACCAGGACCCGGTCGTTCGTGAGAAGGGTGTTCTCCATCGACTCCGAGGGGATGTAGAACGCCTGGATCACGAAGGTCTTGATTATGAGGGCGAGCACCAATGCCACGACGACCAGGACAGGCAACTCCTTCCAGAAGGAGCCCTTCTTCTTGGCCTTGCCGTCCTCGGCGCTCTTATGAGTGTCTTCGGCGACCACGTCCACCTCGTCCTTGACAGGTCGACGCGAGACTGCGCCGTACTCCCGGTCTTCGCTAGTCATCGCTGACGAGCCTAGATGATGGGCGGTACCAAGTGGTCGAGTGACGGGGTACCGCATAGCCATGCGTATTGCCATAGGAGGTCAAACCTCCTTACATGCGACTGGCCCGCTCCCCGGCGAAGGGGGCACGGGCCAGGTCGGCGGACGCTGACGCGCCTAGCGGGCGTCGCGCTTCTCGCGGATGCGAGCGGCCTTGCCGCGCAGGTCACGCATGTAGTAGAGCTTGGCGCGGCGGACGTCGCCACGGGTCACGAGAGTGATCTTCTCGATGACCGGGCTGTGCACCGGGAAGGTCCGCTCGACGCCGACGCTGTAGCTGACCTTGCGGACGGTGAAGGTCTCACGGGAGCCACCGCCCTGGCGGCGCAGGACGAAGCCCTTGAAGACCTGGACACGGGACCGGCTGCCCTCGATGA
This region of Streptosporangium sp. NBC_01495 genomic DNA includes:
- a CDS encoding YraN family protein, with protein sequence MAAKDELGRHGEQIAVDYLLAHDLQILDRNWRCPDGEIDIVAREGRTLVAVEVKTRSGRSHGTAFEAVTDAKIARLRRLAAGWLAESQDRFDAIRVDVVALERFAGDFVVRHERGVC
- the rplS gene encoding 50S ribosomal protein L19 codes for the protein MHTLITELEKSALRTDVPDFRPGDTLEVHVRVIEGSRSRVQVFKGFVLRRQGGGSRETFTVRKVSYSVGVERTFPVHSPVIEKITLVTRGDVRRAKLYYMRDLRGKAARIREKRDAR
- a CDS encoding DUF2469 domain-containing protein is translated as MSAEDLEKYETEMELQLYREYRDVVGLFTYVVETERRFYLTNSVDLDVRTAENGDVFFDVKMQDAWVWDMYRPARFVKNVRVVTFKDVNVEELAKPDLEMPKEGFSS
- the lepB gene encoding signal peptidase I: MTVEPEVEKKEKSGKGGGLRESLFLLVCGVVVALLLQAFVFQSFWIPSESMQNTLQVGDRVVVNKLHGDSERGDIVVFKGWNNEDTIKRVIAVGGDTVKCCDAKKRITVNGVPLEESSYLFSGDFPSGESFKKVVPDGRLWVMGDHRTASADSRAHEERLGEGSIPESDVIGRAVAIYWPFSRAAVLSRPESFLKVG
- a CDS encoding ribonuclease HII; the protein is MTVAFRPRPSVVRRDSGLYGYERALSRRGLGPVAGVDEAGRGACAGPLVVAAVVLGGRIDGLDDSKLLTASRRESLYERITATAEAVSVVVIPPGEIDTRGLHRSNIGGMRRAVARLPCHPGYVLTDGFPVPGLPAPSLGVWKGDQVAACIAAASIVAKVTRDEMMVALHERHPRYGFAVHKGYGTADHRRALRTYGPCPDHRFSFSTVARSGAGEVMGENEVGAGAV
- the lepB gene encoding signal peptidase I, yielding MTSEDREYGAVSRRPVKDEVDVVAEDTHKSAEDGKAKKKGSFWKELPVLVVVALVLALIIKTFVIQAFYIPSESMENTLLTNDRVLVNKLVYRVRDIERGDVVVFSGVDSWDPEVPIEEPSNPVVGFFRWIGTAFGVVPGEKDYIKRVIGVAGDTVKCCDAQGRVTVNGVSLDEKYLYPGDVPSQSFFEAKVDPGRLWVMGDHRLVSLDSRSHLGDPGGGTIPVDKVIGRAFVIVWPFSRATTLPIPDIFGQPALKAAAAVGGAAPLLAGFAGAVPLVLWRRRRLSRR
- a CDS encoding YifB family Mg chelatase-like AAA ATPase; this encodes MAVARTRCVALVGVTGRLVEVEADVGSGVAGLHLIGMLDTALSEARDRVRSALVNSRYAWPDSRITVSLFPASLPKRGSLFDVAIAMALLAAAGFVPAARVAEPFFLGELGLDGSVRPVRGVLPAVLAAVAAGARTVVVPARNAAEAGLVPGVTVVPATTLGALVSWLRSDEPLGGLPPDAGGPGFGGTGGAGAGGPGFGGPEAGDRDSGAACPLPPGLPGEAGPGDAHGPGDGPGDAPDLGDVAGQPLARRALEICAAGGHNLWMLGPPGTGKTMLAERLPTLLPALERDQALEVTAIHSVAGVLPRDRPLLVRPPFVAPHHTATVASVIGGGSGMIRPGAVSLAHRGVLFLDEAPEFSTTVLDALRQPLESGRVTVSRALASVTFPARFALVLAANRCPCARPSTPDDPCACAPAARRRYLARLSGPLLDRVDVKVGLFRSTRRELLADRRFIESSGVVAERVLFARERAAKRFANRPWRCNAEVPARALHTEYRPPPAAMSPLLGHLDSGRLSARGLDRILKLAWTLADLAGKDRPELHETNSALGLWLGEER